The Purpureocillium takamizusanense chromosome 11, complete sequence region TCGGTATGTTCCAGTCAGATGTTGTTGTTAGAGTCGGAAAGGCGAACACAATCACCTCCCTTTGGCCACAGCAGACGTGCATTATATACGTTGGATGGAAAGACCTATGTACGTAAGATCACAAATGGAAGACGATAATGTGTTGTCATGTGTCAATTGATTCTGTATCAATATGCCCTGTGTTATCCGAGCATGGCTCTTGCGTCAGTCAACTTGGATCGGCCCGTCTTCTTTTTGTCATATTTTTGTCACCAAAAAAGTCGCTGGCGGTTCTCACGATACACGAGGGCACGACGATACTGTCTCCAGTCGAGATAGGAGATCCGGCACCACTCATCAAGGAAAAGGGGCTTTTCCGGGCTGGCCTGATTATGTCTACGATGCTCATGCTCAGGCCTATTTTCGAAAACCGAATCTCGTCGCCCGATTTGGACGCAGCAGGGCGCGTATTCGAAACCGCGTGGTTGTGCTGCAGCCTGGCCCATGTGCACGGCCCGTTGCCGCACATTTGATGAAGGACGCCATATCCTCAACATACGCaacaggggggggggatgaggAAAGTGGTGATATCCTGACGCCAGCGTGATTTGCGTGACTGCGCATTGTTATTAAAGACGCGGGATTTCGTAGCTTGAAGTCTTCCGCGGCGGAAAAGTGTCATATAAATTCTTCAAACCGGGCCGAGCCGGTGATGTGGCGTCGACTTTGAGCAGCTCTGAGGAGATCAATGGCTCATGTGCCGCGCGCCCAATCTATTGGATTTCTGGCTCTCCCTAGCTGTCAAAGTAAAGtgcccgttgccgccgatTGTTACCGGTTCCACGTCAAGTCGAAGATGATAAGACGTTTTGCGCGTTTCTTCGGTCCAGAAGAGGTGAGTTTTAGCACGCAGGTACACTCGAGTACTTTACATCGTACAATACACCCGGCCGGCGTTGGATCGGCCGCCTGATCTGATACCGGATGTGGGAGCCCCCTTGCTTGTTAttgctggcgccgcgctgcccacgtggggatggatggcgtgTGGCTTTGTCAAAAAGTCAAGCCAAGTCAAGCCAAGCCAAACCAAGCCAAGTCAAGTCAAgtcaagcaagcaagcaagcacacggcggcgggcacatGCAGATCAAAACGGGTTTGCCTGCCTGGGGCTTTCGTGTCTTCCTGCCTGAAAGCAAGGAAAAAAGCAATGCGACTCTGCAACGGCCGCGGCAAACGTGCCTGACCTGATACTCTTTTGCTTTTTTTAATCTTCAGTCTTTGTTGTCACTTCCCTTTTCGTGCGTTTCCCTTTTATgctttctttttctttttggcggtggtgaggcgGGAGCTCGACGTTAGCATCGGGCGCCAGTGGCGACGCGCATAAGTGCCacaggggggagggggcttgGAAGAAGTGCCGGTGGCAGTGGTAACTTTGTATGAACGGGCCTTGCACAAGAATGGTAGTTGTTTGTCACTTGGTTGGATGGTTGGGTGGGTAGGTTAGGGTTACGGgggaagaaaggggggggagcgtTGTTGTCTGTTGGCCGTGGGCAggggcgaagaagaagatgttGGGGTGGGTGGTTAGGTCGCTTGTTGGATGCCTCGTGTAAGTGCCTTGCCGCAAGACAAGCCAAAAGATAAAAAGACTCTCTGTCAGCGCCGTCGACTGAACGGGATGAATGGGCCgtggaggcaggcaggcaggcaggcaggcaggcaggcaggcaggcaggcagaccaACAACGGCTGGAGCCCAAGATGTGCAACTGGGTAGTTGACCGGTAGTCGGCGCATATGCATGCCGTGTACCTTGCAGCGAGGTCAtgggttggtggtggtgatggtggtggtggcgggtggcggcggcggtcatgTCATTACACCAATAGTGGCTTACTGTCGTTGCTGGGTTTCCGTATTGCGACGATATGTGGGGTTCGTCGACCGACCAACCTGGTTCTTCCTGTCTGGTACGCGTCTTCGTGAGATTGGCCTCAGGTTCCCACCTCCTAGTGCCCTCAGCAAAGCAGTGCTCACCTGTGCTGCGTCGTGCCAGTCCTAACGTGTGGCTCAGAAGCATAGTATGCGGGGCATAGTGACAAATTATCAGACGAACACGAAGACATACCAGGCAAATGAGGTTAGCATTCCCCAACATGGGGTGTTGAATGAGATTGGCGTTGAGCAACTTGTCCAACAATCATTCATCTATTCCTGTCACAAACAGCAAAGCTACATAGGACACAAGACAAGCATCTATTTCCGCTCATCGAGCTCCACGCAGGCGCCGCGTTTCTCGTtcatgccctcctcgtccaggacCTTGCTGTCGCTATCCATTCCTGCCACCTTCTGCTCGAagtcgcgcccgcgcctctcTGGCCCTAACATAGTTgagacgatgatgccgagaGCAATAATAGCGGTAGCAATGCCCATGGTCGGTCCGTACGCCTCGACCCTATCGCCATTCTTTATTGTGACAAACGTCTTCTCGGCAATAGCGTTTACGATTTGTGCTGAGGGTGACGAAATCATATTGCCGAGCTGGTACGTCACGCCGGGAAACGTCGACCGATATGCAGTAGGAGATAACTCGTTGAGGTGGATAGGGACAACGCCCCAGGCGCCCTGAACGAAGAATTGCATAAAGAATCCTGTAGCGCTAAGAGCACGCTGGCCTTCGGGCAGGATCCACGCAGGAATAAGTATGATAGAGGCGAGTGCTGAAATAATAAtagcgcgccggcggccgacgaaCTGGCTGAGGTAACCAATAACGCAGCCGCCAATACAGGCGCCTGCCTTCATAAGTATAGACGCCTGCGATGCGCCTGTGTTATCTAGCTCCTTTTGCGTGAGCATAAAAGTCGTATATGAGTCTTGCGATGTATGCGAGTAGTAGTTGAACCATGTCATGAGAGTGATGCAATAGAGGCACATCTTCCACTCTTGGCCGAGCATTTTCTTAGTTTCGTGCCAAAAAGCGCCCGGTGAGGTAACCCTCTTGCCAGTCCTCTTAGCCTCGATAAATTGCTTCGATTCGGGGAAGGGAATACGCAAGAGGCCGACAGTAATAGAGATTCCGGCTGATTTGGATGTCAGTAGGACGTTGTTTATCACTTTCTTTCATCAAGCCAATACACACCTCCGATCCAAAAGATCGTCTTCCACGACTCCACGCCACCGCCCACGCCTAGGTTAGCACACGCAGCTAACACATAGCCAAACGAGTAGCCTTGTTGCAAGATACCGGACATAAGGCCCCGCGCATTAGCTCTATGAGTCTAGTTTAGCATACCCCTATAAAAGTAGGCTGATATAAATAAGCGTAGGAGACCTACGGGCAGTGCTCAAGAGCCATAGCAATAGCGTTGCCATATATACCGCCCATAAAGATGCCGAAAAGACTGCGCACAGCTAGAAATTGGGTGAAAGTCGAGCTATAGATGGTAGCAATCTGCAATAAGCCTAGAATAATCATATTATAGACCATAGGCCATTTACGCCCCCACCTATCGCCAGCGAGACCGAATATAGCTGCACCAGCGGAGCGGAGCAATAGCGTTAGAGTGATGGCGGTACTAATATCCGTCTTGGAGCGGTCATAGTACTTAGATAGCTTAACGGTTTGGATAGAGAGGGCGTGAAAGTCGAACGCATCGGCTGTCCAGGAGCAGAATCCGACGAGGAAAAAGAGCCAATCGCGGGCTGATAGCTCTGCGAAGAGGCGAATCGGATTGACGAAGCAGTCGGCCTCGTGCCACTCACAGCGCGTCTCGCCATATTCATTAGATACGACGACACGTTTCTTCCAGATGAAGAGGTCGCGTAGAGACTGCTTGGCTGTCCCTATGATGCCCTGGGCGAGGTCGTCAGCCGGCTCAACTTGCATCGACATGGTCACTATGACGAGAATAGAAGCGATGGGCCGTCGTAATCTTTGAGGAACGAGAGAGAGTATGCAGTGGAACTCAGAGCCAGGTCTGGCACATTTTCGGGGCCGACAACGCGTTTTATATACACCCGTCATAGATTAATATGGTGCCTTGCTTGTTGCTCTCAAATCCGCCCGGAGACTTCGGATGAGTTTACGACATTTTCCGAAGCACGAACAGGGATGTGAGTGTGAGAGATCAAAATTACAAGACGAAGCTTCTTTGATTTTGTtttgggagggggggaagccATGAGGAGAAGCTGTCGAACTGATAGACGATCGAGAGGTTAGGCTGAGCGTGGATCGTGGCGTGAAGGAGGCCACCATGTACGAGCCACACCGCCAGTTCGTGGAGTTGCTCTCGGAACCGGGCAACCCAGTTCACCAAGCTGTTTCACCCACGGCCGACGGACAGATCcggggctggctgccgcACATGGTGTCGTGCTAGAATTTGGTGGAGGAAGGCCGCCTACCAAGACAGCCTTGCGTAGAGCACCAGACGACAACACGATCCCGAAGGGCGATCCCATGGGGTAAGGTCCACCTTGACAACATCCCTGGCGTAGTAAACTGACTCGCACAAGCGGACCCACTTCCCCAGGTCCAGTTTCCTGCGACAGACGCTATTGCGAGACGTGATTGACAGCAAAGCCCGACAAGGGACTGGGTGTTGCATCATTGGGCAAGGTGACAAGCACACAGAGCTTCGCCTTCTGGACGCTGACCCGAC contains the following coding sequences:
- a CDS encoding uncharacterized protein (TransMembrane:10 (i67-85o105-125i137-154o160-182i203-219o225-243i279-295o315-337i346-363o442-464i)~COG:E~COG:G~COG:P~EggNog:ENOG503NXDP) translates to MSMQVEPADDLAQGIIGTAKQSLRDLFIWKKRVVVSNEYGETRCEWHEADCFVNPIRLFAELSARDWLFFLVGFCSWTADAFDFHALSIQTVKLSKYYDRSKTDISTAITLTLLLRSAGAAIFGLAGDRWGRKWPMVYNMIILGLLQIATIYSSTFTQFLAVRSLFGIFMGGIYGNAIAMALEHCPANARGLMSGILQQGYSFGYVLAACANLGVGGGVESWKTIFWIGAGISITVGLLRIPFPESKQFIEAKRTGKRVTSPGAFWHETKKMLGQEWKMCLYCITLMTWFNYYSHTSQDSYTTFMLTQKELDNTGASQASILMKAGACIGGCVIGYLSQFVGRRRAIIISALASIILIPAWILPEGQRALSATGFFMQFFVQGAWGVVPIHLNELSPTAYRSTFPGVTYQLGNMISSPSAQIVNAIAEKTFVTIKNGDRVEAYGPTMGIATAIIALGIIVSTMLGPERRGRDFEQKVAGMDSDSKVLDEEGMNEKRGACVELDERK